One region of Molothrus aeneus isolate 106 chromosome 1, BPBGC_Maene_1.0, whole genome shotgun sequence genomic DNA includes:
- the GASK1A gene encoding Golgi-associated kinase 1A → MWLLSSGQVVSKTRIPAHGQIMRVRLRAAGDAKGDAKGDVLPASPEGECQDGRCGLIKRPGDLYEVLAFHLDRVLGLNRSLPAVARRFSSRLLPYSYTDGALRPIIWWAPDLQHLQDANNDQNSCALGWLQYQEMLQPHRTMPVARDAPCSSIPHSEWSRLALFDFLLQVHDRLDRYCCGFQPDPSEPCVEEMLHEKCRNPAELVLVHILVRRSAPSRLVFIDNAGRLQHPEEKLNFRLLQGIGSFPAAAVARLRSGSLQSLLLQSLRLDRELWESQGGAEGLRPLLHTIDRRAQILLRHIQEHNLTVFEDSPR, encoded by the exons ATGTGGCTGCTGTCCAGCGGGCAGGTGGTCTCCAAAACccgcatccctgcccatgggcaAATCATGCGAGTGAGGCTGCGTGCCGCGGGGGATGCCAAGGGAGATGCCAAGGGGGATGTCTTGCCAGCCAGCCCGGAAGGAGAGTGCCAGGATGGGCGCTGTGGGCTCATCAAGCGCCCCGGGGACCTGTACGAGGTGCTGGCCTTCCACCTGGACAGGGTGCTGGGGCTGAACCGCAGCCTGCCCGCCGTGGCCCGGCGTTTCAGCAGCCGCCTCCTGCCCTACAGCTACACCGACGGCGCCCTGCGGCCCATCATCTGGTGGGCTCCTGacctccagcacctgcaggatgCCAACAATGACCAGAActcctgtgccctgggatgGCTGCAGTaccaggagatgctgcagcccCATAGAACGATGCCGGTGGCCAGGgatgctccctgctccagcatcccaCACAGCGAGTGGAGCCGCCTGGCCCTCTTTGACTTTCTTCTCCAG GTCCATGACCGCCTGGACCGCTACTGCTGTGGGTTTCAGCCTGATCCCTCTGAGCCCTGCGTGGAGGAGATGCTCCACGAGAAGTGCCGGAATCCAGCAGAGCTGGTCCTGGTCCACATCCTG GTCCGGAGGAGCGCGCCGTCCCGCCTGGTGTTCATCGACAACGCGGGCAGGCTGCAGCACCCTGAGGAGAAGCTCAACTTCAGGCTCCTGCAAGGCATAGGCAG cttcccagcGGCGGCGGTGGCCAGGCTGCGGTCGGGCAGCttgcagagcctgctgctgcagTCCCTGCGCCTGGACCGGGAGCTCTGGGAGAGCCAGGGGGGCGCCGAGGGGCTGAGACCCCTGCTCCACACCATTGACAGGAGGGCACAGATCCTGCTCCGCCACATCCAGGAGCACAACCTGACGGTGTTCGAGGACTCGCCGCGCTGA